Within Candidatus Saccharibacteria bacterium, the genomic segment ATTGTAACGCCTGTCTGATACCCAAAATGGCTCAGGAAATCTGGAGGTAGGACAAAAAATTGTAATAGTGCAAAGACAGACACAATGCCAAGAGGAAACACGATAAGACGTTGCCAGTGCCTGTGCAGCCAATCACTTTGCAAAGCAACAGCATACACGAGCCAAAACCATACAACATGACGAGTATTGAGTAATAGGCTATACGCCGCCACCTGGACGTCCATAGTGCCGAAAATACTGGTACCCATAAAATAGATAAGATTAACTAAGAGATAGCTTGCTGGCAACCAAGCAAGTTTATGCTGCTGCAGACTGCGCCACGCCGGTTTTACGCTCTTTGAAAACAGCAGCCAACCAACTATGAGGAGGAGTACACATTCGGGTAGAAGCCTGATGAGTGTATAGTTTGCGCCCAGATGTGCACCTGAGACGGTTAAGAAAGCATGAAACGGCACGAACAGCAGTACCAATGCTACGGCATAGTCAGGTAGTGCCCCTGTTCTACGTGGCAGCGACTCACGCCGCGCCGTGAAACTAGTTTTGCCCTTCGCGATTAGCCTATGCATAGCTATAGTATAGCCGAACCTACATCCGGGTTTTGAGCAATCCTATCTTCACTCTATACTAGTACTATGACTACACAGAGGCCAATAGTTCTAACTGGATCAATAGCGATAGACCGGATTATGAGTTTCGGCGGCTCGTACAGCGACCATTTGCACCCCGAAAAACTTGAGTCGGTGTCTGTTTCGATATTTCTTGACAGTCTTCATGATAGCTTCGGGGGCGTCGCGGCAAATATTGCCTACGGTCTTACACTGCTAGGTGATGAGCCTTACTTGCTTGGTTCAGTCGGACCCGATGCGGTTGAATACATGGAAAAGCTCGCCCGACATGGCGTCAACATCGGGCATATTTGTGAGAGCACTCTGCCGACAGCGAGCTTTAACGTCATTACCGACCGTGACCAAAACCAAGTCGGCGGTTTTTACCCAGGAGCTATGTTTGACAGTAGTGAGCTTCACTTGGAGCCGTGGTATGAGTACAATCCAATCGTTGTTATTTCGCCTCATGACCCGACTGCAATGCGCCGCCAAGTCGCGGAATGTCGGGAGCACGGTCTTACACTCTGCTATGATATTGGCCAACAAGTTTCAAACGCCCCGATCGAAGATTTGTTGGCGGGACTGGAGGCGGCGGAGGTACTGATATTAAACGACTATGAATTGGCCGTACTAAGCACTAAAACAGGCCTTAGCGTTGAAGACATCTTCGCCGAAGTCCCTGTAGTTATTACTACCCACGGACCCGAGGGTTCACGGGCGGACGGCGCACAGCTCACTGAGCCTGTTTCTGTGGGAGTAGCTAGACCAGAACGTGTCGCCGACCCAACGGGTGCCGGAGATGCCTACCGCGCTGGTTTTTTGTATGGATATGCGCGGGGTTGGCCATTGCAGGACAGTATGCAACTTGGCGCTGTTTGCAGCAGTTTTGCGATTGAAACCGTCGGGACACAAACACATACGTGCACACGGGAAACAATTGCCGCTCGGTACCGCGTGGCATTTTCTGAAACAATTGATTTATCATAAAGGAGCACAGTAATGAACGAAACAAATAGCTACAAAGTTGCCGACATTTCCCTCGCTGAATGGGGACGACGAGAAATTACTTTAGCGGAAAAGGAGATGCCGGGGTTAATGGCACTGCGCGCAGAGTATAAGGCCGCCCAGCCACTTCAAGGCGCCCGAATTGCCGGATCGTTGCACATGACCATACAAACAGCTGTACTCATAGAGACACTCGTTGACCTGGGTGCAGAGGTACGCTGGGCCTCTTGCAACATTTTTAGCACACAGGATCAAGCCGCGGCGGCAATTGCGGTAACCGGCGTTCCGGTGTTTGCCTGGAAGGGAGAGGCTGAAAAGGATTACTGGTGGTGCACCGAGCAAACGCTGTTATTTGGGGACGGCAAGGGGCCAAACATGCTACTAGATGACGGCGGCGATTTAACGGGACTTGTACACACGAAACATCCTGAACTACTGGCTGACATAAAAGGCGTAAGTGAGGAAACAACCACTGGTGTTCACCATCTTTATCAGATGCTGGAAAAGGGTGAACTGCGGTTGCCAGCTATAAATGTTAATGATTCGGT encodes:
- a CDS encoding carbohydrate kinase family protein; the encoded protein is MTTQRPIVLTGSIAIDRIMSFGGSYSDHLHPEKLESVSVSIFLDSLHDSFGGVAANIAYGLTLLGDEPYLLGSVGPDAVEYMEKLARHGVNIGHICESTLPTASFNVITDRDQNQVGGFYPGAMFDSSELHLEPWYEYNPIVVISPHDPTAMRRQVAECREHGLTLCYDIGQQVSNAPIEDLLAGLEAAEVLILNDYELAVLSTKTGLSVEDIFAEVPVVITTHGPEGSRADGAQLTEPVSVGVARPERVADPTGAGDAYRAGFLYGYARGWPLQDSMQLGAVCSSFAIETVGTQTHTCTRETIAARYRVAFSETIDLS